The Vitis vinifera cultivar Pinot Noir 40024 chromosome 3, ASM3070453v1 region GAGGTTGATCATGAAAAGATCAGAGcaatacttgacatgcctgctccgaagaatgagagaaagattAGAGGCTTTCTAGGCAGATTACAGTACATCAGTCGTTTCATTGCTAGACTGATAGACATTTGTGAGCCTATCTTTTGTCTTCTGAGGAAGAAccaacctactgtttgggatgatgaTTGTTAGCGCGCCTTCGAGAAGGTTAAGGAATATCTCCTTTCTCCTCCAGTTCTAGTGCTCCCTACACCTGGGCGACCTCTGCTCCTATACTTGTCGATTTCGGACATGGCTTTGggttgcatgttagctcagctcgatgattcagGGAAGGAGCGAgtcatttattatttgagtaagagaATGCTAGAATATGAGTGTAGATATattatgattgagcgcctctgtttggcattggtttggacCACTAGGAGACTGAGACACTATGTGATAGAGTATTCCATATTATTTGTCTCACGATTGGATCCACTGAGATATTTATTTGACAGGCCTGTTCTGACTGGCAagctcatgagatggttggtgcTGCTTACAGAGTTTGATATTCGATATGTCACGCAAAAATCAGTGAAGGGAAGTATTGTTGCAGATCATTTGGCTTCTTTGCCAGTATTCGATGAGAGACTGATCGACAACGATTTCCCAAATGAGCAGTTTGTTTCAGTGGCTAGTATTGCAGGATGGCAATTGTATTTTGATGGTGCCACCAATCAGTCGGGGTTTGGCATTGGTATCCTATTAATATCACCACAGGGCGATCATATTCCAAGATCAGTTCGGTTGACGTTTTCTGATCATCGCCAGCTAACGAataatattgttgagtatgaggcatgCATTATAGGTCTAGAGATTGCACTAGATCTTGGAGTTAGACAGTTGTAGATCCATGGGGATTCTAACTTGGTTATTCAACAGACTCAGGGTATTTGGAGGACTCGAGATGAGAAGTTGAAGCCTTATCATGCATATCTGGATTTATTGGTTGATAGGTTTGATGAATTGAGATATATACACCTACCCAGAGCAGAGAATCAGTTTGTTGACGCTTTAGCCACCTTGGCTTATGTGATTGAGATCCCTGTGGGGGTGTCTATGCGACCATTGCTGGTTGAGACTAGGTCTGCACTAGCTTACTGTTGTCTGATTGGAGATATTGAGGATCAGGATGAGCTACcctggtatcatgacatttatcagttTCTGGCATGTGGCACACATCTTGAGGCTTCTACAGCCAAGAATAGGAGAGCATTGAGGTAGTTGGCCACTAGATTTGTCATTTGTAGGGATGCACTTTATAGGAGATCGCCCGATggcctattattattatgtctAGACCGCGCCTCTGTAGAtagagtgatgagagaggtccaTGCAGGAGTCTGTGGCCCACACATGAGAGGACACATGCTAGcccgtaagattatgaggatTGGCTACTTTTGGTTaaccatggagacagattgttgccagtttgtACAGAGATGTCCAGAGTGTCAGATGCACGGtgatctcattcacgtgccaCATTCGAAGTTGCATGCACTCACATCCCCTtagccattttcagtatggggtattgatattattgggaagatctcGCCCAAGTCCTCCAGTAGTCATGAGTACATTCTAGTTGCCattgattatttcaccaagtgggtggaagctgctTCCTATGCTAGATTGACAATGGCCAGAGTGGCCAAATTCATCAGATCGCACATTATCTGCCGATATGGGGTCCTCCATGAGCTGATTTCTGACAGAGGGGTGCATATCAGGAGTGAGGTGGATACATTGATTCAGGAGTATGGCATTCAGCATCACAGATCGTCTGTGTACAGGTCGTAGACTAATGGGGCAGTTGAGGCCGCAaacaagaatatcaagaggattttgagaaagatggtcgagacttctagggattggtcagagaagctcccctTCGCATTATGGGTTTATCGTACTTCTACCGGGGCTACCCCATAttctttggtgtatggtatggaggtaGTGCTGcctgttgagattgagatgggatcCTTGAGAGTAGCAGATATCTGAGGCCGAGTAGGCCCAGTCTCGTTTTGATCAGCTTAGCCTTTtggatgagaggagattgagggcagcagatcatgttcaggcctatcagaggaagatggcccgtGCATTCAGAAAGAGGGTCAAGCCTAGGAAATTTCAGAAAGGCGATCTAGTCTTGAGAGCCCTCAGGGGACTGATCAGCGATCCTAGAGGCAAGTTTAGACCTACTTGGAGCGGGTCGTATGTTATTCGAGATTTGACCCGAGAGGAAGCAGCCTGGCTGACAGACTTGGACGAAAATCAGTTTACGGAACCTATCAATGTAGATCAGCTAAAGAAGTTTTATGCGTATGATcatggtcaaaggatgggtggccatcatttcgagTAGCCATATTCCCTACTGCGCACCCATATATTGATATATCctattgctagcccattgagcttcACATGATTCATTTTGggccttttctttcatttagcCTTGCATACCTCTTCTCACCTGGGTTGGGGCCTTCCCCTGTGTGCTTTGCATTTATTGATTGGATCTGTGAGTATTGTGAGCACATTATGTATTTGTTCGCTTGTTTCTCTTCCATAGGTCATTCATGGtcttttcttcctccattttaCACTTTCACACCGTCTGCCTTTGAGTCTAGTTTCTATCATCTCTATTCGTTTCACTTCTATCTCCTATTATGTGATGATGACATGCTCTTGTCTCGGAGCTACAGGTCAGGCCTATCACACCCTTCATTCCACCTATAGGCTTTGATCCAGGATTCTTAGGTTGAGAGGGGACCACTTTGAGTTTCGGGTTTGAGGCTCATCTTGTTGGATTGTGTTGGTATGGCATTCATCTTGTTTTGTTAGTTGTTCGGcgtagaaaaaaaacaaaaaaacaaacacaaaaaaaacaaaaaag contains the following coding sequences:
- the LOC104878885 gene encoding uncharacterized protein LOC104878885; translated protein: MALGCMLAQLDDSGKERVIYYLSKRMLEYECRYIMIERLCLALVWTTRRLRHYVIEYSILFVSRLDPLRYLFDRPVLTGKLMRWLVLLTEFDIRYVTQKSVKGSIVADHLASLPVFDERLIDNDFPNEQFVSVASIAGWQLYFDGATNQSGFGIGILLISPQGDHIPRSVRLTFSDHRQLTNNIVEYETQGIWRTRDEKLKPYHAYLDLLVDRFDELRYIHLPRAENQFVDALATLAYVIEIPVGVSMRPLLVETRSALAYCCLIGDIEDQDELPWYHDIYQFLACGTHLEASTAKNRRALR